The Sandaracinus amylolyticus genomic interval CAGTAGCGCGTGGGCTCGTGGAAGGGGCTGTTCAGGATCGGGTTGTCGACCGCATTGCGCGGCAGCTCGTGACTCACGGGCGCCTCACTTCTTCAGCGCGCGGCGCGCGTCGACGATCTTGATGACCTCGTTGCCGCGATCGTCGATGACCTTGACCGCGACCTTGTGCCCCGGCTTGAAAGGCAGAGACCGCGTGGTGCGGAGCTGGGCGAACTTGTCCTCGTCGATCGCGCCCTTGAGTGCCTTCTGGAGCTTCTCCCAGGCGTTCGCGCCGCCGCCGGGGAAGAGCGCCTGCGAAACGCAGAAGCTCTTCCCGTCGTAGTCGTGGTCGACCAAGATCGCCGCCGCGCCGTCGCCCTTCGCGCTCGAGGTGAAGCCGGTGGTCGGGTCGTAGAGGTCGATGCCGACCAGTTCGACCGACACCAGCGAGCCGCCGTTCTCGGGGTGCACCCGCACGTCGGGTGCGCCGAAGACGGCGAAGAGCTGATCGGTCTTTCGCTTCTTGAGCAGGTCGCCGACCAGGATGTCGGGCGCGGCGTGGGCGAACATGACCTCGCGCCCCGGTACGCCCGCGTCGATCATCTTGCGAGCCTCGGGGTCGCACGCGAATCCCGCGAACACCAGGACGTCGGCGCCGCGGGTCTCGGCAATCGCGCCGAGCACCTGCGTCGGCGTGACCGGTCCGTGCCGGGGTCCGAACGAGATCGCGAAGGTGCGGGGATCGCCTTCGGCGTCCGAGCCGCCCTCGGCGTGGAACCACTCGTAGTTGCCCTTGACCGTGCGGAGCGCGGGGAACCGGATGCGCTTGTTTCCCGGCAGCACGATGCCGGTCTGGCGCAGCAGCTCGACCATCGTCGACAGGTAGTCGGTGACCGCATCCGAGAAGTGCCCCGGCACCGCCGCGGACTTGGACACCGGCCCGCCGGCGTCGCGCTGCGTGTCCTCCATCGACGGCAGCGGGATCGCCTCGACCGTGAACGGCCCCGAGACGCGCACCCGTTTCTTGTCCTCGAAGGGCTGGTCGTAGAGCGTCTCCTGCTCCGCGCTCTCGCGGATGACCCGATCGATCTCCTCCTTGGTCTTGCAGGCATCGATCTTCGGATTCTGCGCGATCGACTTGAGCGTGATGTGAGGGACGGTCTTGTACTTGAATCCGTCGCGCACTCGATTCGAGCGGAGCTCGTAGTAGGGGAACTTCGCTGTGATGAGCCGCTGTCGAGCGAGCGAGAGCGCGACGCGGGACGTGTCGCAGGTAATCCAGCGACGTCCCCACTGCTCGGCCACGTAGGCAGTGGTCCCGGAGCCGCAGGTCGGGTCGAGGACTAGATCACCAGGGTCGGTGGTCATCAGGATGCAGCGCGCGATCGCCTTCGTACCAGTCTGGACGACGTAGAGCTTCGCGTCACCGAAACCACTTCCCCGAGTGTCGTCCCAGATGTCGTTCCGCGGCTTGAACGGGAAGTCGTCAAGATAACGAATGAACGTCAGCGTGTTCCCCACAGGCAGCAAGCGGCCAGCCCTCTGGAGGCGGTCCAATCCTGCCTTGTCGGATCGAAAAGTACCGGCTCCTGGAGTGAAGCGCTTCCCGTCGAGGTAGTACTCGCGAAGGTCATTTCCCGAAGCAGGCCGCTGATTGGTCAGCGGGTTGGGCCGATACGCACGCGCACGTGGAGGCAGGGCATCGGTGCCGTCGGCCTCTCGGTCGGTCATTCGGCGTCGCGTACCGTCCGCGAGCTCAACGAATCGAAGGTTGTCATCGTCTACAACCGATCGAGGCTCGAAGACCGGACGGTATTTGACTTTGCCCCTGTCGCGGGCGAACCAGAGTAGAACGTCGTAAGTGTTATCGAGCAGCTGCCCGCCCTTTCCAGTGGTCTTGCGGAAGACGACTTGGCTGACGAAGTTCTCTGCGCCGAACACTTCGTCTAGTACGAACCGCACACGATGTACGTTCTCATCGCTAATCTGAACGAAAAGACTGCCCGCTTCGTTGAGCAGGTCCTTGGCGACGAGGAAGCGATCACGGAGATAGCTGAGATAGCTATGAATCCCGAGCTCCCAAGTGTCGCGATACGCCTGGACCTGCTCGGGCTCGCGGGTGAGACTCGCGTCGTCGCCGTCCTTCACGTCTCTCCGTGAAATCGACGGCTGAAAGTTCGAGTTGAACTTCACGCCATACGGCGGGTCCATGAAAATGCACTGGACCTGACCGGCCATGTTCTCGCGCTCGAGCAGCGAGTTGATCACCAGCAGCGAGTCGCCGAGGATCATCCGGTTCGACCAGCCGACCTCGTGCCCGTAGAAGTCGATCTCCTTCGACGACGGGAGCTCGGGCTTCGCGAACAGGTTGAGCTGACTCTCCTCCTGCTCCTCGCGCTTCACCGCCCGGAGGATCGCCTGGGTCGAGACGCGCTCGTGAATGTGCAGGCTGACGGTGTCGATCTCGAACTTGGCGTGCTCCTCCTTGCCGGCCCAGACGAGCTGCGGATCGAGGTGGGGGTCGTACGCGTATTCCTTCTTCCGCTTGGCGGGTAGGCGCTCGAACTCCACCAGGCCAGCGGGCGGGTTGTTCTTGCGCTTCTCGTCGTGCCGGTACTCGCCGACTTCGCCCTCGAGAGAGGTCTGGTTGCCGCCCGCGCGCTTCTTCTTCGTCGCCATCCCGCTCTCGTCCCTCTCGCCACCACGTCCCGCGTCGCTGCTCTCGATGGTGAGCTTGCCGATCAGGCGATCGACGAGGATGCCCTTTTCGCGCCCCCGCTCGTCGAGGCCCAACGCCCGACACAGATCTTTCAGCCTGTCGCGTGGCAACTCGACGAGCTCGACCGCAAGGTCCACGCGACGTGCCCTCGCGATGCCGTCCACTAGGCGATCCCGCACGCGGCGGTCGGACACCTCGATGCCGTGCGCGTCCACGATCCGCAGCAGCTCGTCTCGTGCGAGCTGGGACAGCACGTCGCGCTTGCTCACCATGCGGCGAGAATGCCGTAGGGACGACCGACTGCGAAAGCGTGAACGTCTCACCTCAGGGGTGACGCACCGCCCCGGAAGGACCGACATGGCTGGCGACGAACGCGAACAGCGCCTCGAGCTGCGGGTCCTGCGCGATCTTCTCGATGGTCGAGGGCGACAACCTCGAGAAAAACTGGCCGCGCCCGGTTCCACCAAGCCGGTGTTCGAGCACGCGCCGAGGCCTATCGGTCGCGAGCTCCTCCTCGTTCGAATCAAGCGGCGGTTCACCAGGAAAAGCCAGCGCGAACGCGTCCGGTCGAAGAACGAGGGCCTCGAGCTCCGGTGCGAGCACCACGACGAGCGACATGTCGTCGCCGGCTGCGAGCTGCAGTGCGTCCTCTGCCTCGGCCTTCTGGAGGGCGATACCCTCCGCCTCACGCGTGTCCGCGTCGAACATCAGCACAACGGCCGTTCTGCCGACGGCCGCCAACGATCGCGCAAGCGCCTGCGCCGCCTCTTTGCCGCGTGCGGGTACGACGCGATAAGCGGAACGATCGAACCGAGTATCGAGCAATTTCGTCAGCAGCACGCGGTCGTTCTCCCCCTCGACGATCACGATCACGCGTGCGCCACTGACTACATCGACCGGTGGGCCGGGCTCCAGCGGGTCGGGCGACACCGACGCGAGCTCGTGAGAACCCACGAAGAAGTCCGGCAGTCCGTGCTCTATCGCCACCCGCAGCTTCATCTCGAGCGCTCTGGCGAAGCCGTTCTCCGCGCTGAGCGCCCAGCTGATGTCCTCCGCGTTCCACAGAAGAATCGGGTGCTCGATCATGAAATGCGCGGCGACTCGGGCCGACGCCGTGAAGCCCCGCTTGCTGAAGACGGATCCGATGCAGAAGCGAGGGCGCCGCAGCAGCTGATTCCTGAGCTTTGACAGCGACTCCGAGTTCTGTGGGGTCGTTCGATCCTTCGCCTCGCAGATGCAGCGGATCTCCCCGACGCGCACCATCCCGTCGATCTGCTCGAGCTCGAGATTGTTGCGAGGTCCACGGAGTGCCGAAGTACTCCCGAGACGGACCGAGTAGGGATACGTGACCTGCGCTCCGTCTAACTCGAATGCTCGCAGAACAAGGTGCTCGAGGGCCTTGCCTTTCGCCCAAGCAGTCTCCTTGCCTGCGAGAATGTCGCTCCATAATGCCTGGAGCTCGGGACGCTGCATGCCCCTGGCAGCCTTCGCCAGCTTGCTCGCGGTGGATTGCTCTTGCGACGACATCGAGAGGCTCCGTTAAGTTCGTGGCACGTGAGGGCGTAGCCAATCCAACACAGTTCGCATCACTCGTTTCGCGACGACGTCATCGACGCGATCTGGCTGATGAGCCGCCTCATTGCGGAGATCGACGAGCCGTTGCAGTCGCGAGGTTGTCTTCACGCGGCCATCGATGGCTATCGCCCGAACGAGTGGCTCGGACGAATCGTGAGCCCCAGCCGCGATCAGCACGCGAAGGTACGAGCCCGCACCCTTCGTGACCCCCGCTCGAGCGAGCTCCCGTTCGAGCGTTGTGCCCGTCGCGCGACAGGCTAGGGATGCGGCGACGCGGAGCAGGCGTTCGAGCTCCGTACCAGCGAGATTGTAACCGCCAACGCGCGTGGTCCGCGGCGCATCAGCCCTCGCGACCTCACGCTCGAGGCGCTCGATCAGCGCTCTCGCTGCCGTGTCCAGCTCGCTCATCGCCCTGCCTCCAGCGCGTCGATGAATGCGCCGCAGGCTGGAAACCGTTGGCGCGGGTCCGTGTGGAGTGCGCGATATACCGCATCACGCTGTGAGCTCGAGAGCATATCAGCGTATCCCGGACTGCGAATCCACGCGTCGACTCCGTGCAGAATCGCGCACAGGACGCGCGCGAGGCTGAACTGGTCGGATGCGGAGACGAGCCTTCCCGTACGCACCTCCGGGGCGCTGAAATGATCGCTCTGGCCGAGGATCGACGTCGCGTGACGAGTCTCGCCTGCTGAGTGCCGGACGAGGGTCGCCGAAATCCCTAGGTCCGCGAGTCGCACGCGCCCACGGTCATCGATGAGGATGTTCCCTGCGCTGACGTCGCCGTGGACTCGTTCGTGCTCATGCATAGCGTCGAGCCCCGTGGCTGCCTGTCGCATGATCGCTAGCGCATCGCGCCAGAGCGCCTGCCGCGTCGCGTAGCGCTTCGCGAGCGACTCGCCTCCGTGCTCCATCAGAACGAACGCGCCGAACGTTTCGTCGTGCTCGTCGTGGAGGTAGCGACACACGTTGCGGTGCGTGATCTCGAGCCCTGCCGCGAACTCGCGGCGCAGAATGTCCACGCATTCAGGGTACGGGAATTTCGCCACCAGCAATCGCGCAGCGTCGGAGCGCTCATCGCGGACTTCGAACGTGGTCGCCATGCCACCGCGGCCTAGCTCCCTCGTGATGCGGTACCGCCGCGCAACCAGGACGCCCGCTTTGAGAACCAGCGGGTCCGTCGCGCGCGTCTGGCTTCCATTTGGCGTCGTACCCGACGTTCGCAAGGCTCGCGGCACGGCGGTGCTCGTTCCGTTTGGAGCGGCCGCATGATTCGCGGAGCTGTCGAGGTCCTCGTTCTCAGCGCGCTGGTGCGTGCCGAGGTCGTCGACCAGCTCGTCCCACACGTTCGAGATCAGCGTGTTTCCGTGCATCCCCTCGATCGCATCGAGAACGTCATCCGCTTCGACGAGGAGGATCTCGGCGTAACGCGCCAACAGGCTGCGATCCTCGCGAACGTCGGCGACGGAGTAATCACCGATCGCCTCCATTCGACGGCGTAGCCTCG includes:
- a CDS encoding TOPRIM nucleotidyl transferase/hydrolase domain-containing protein, which codes for MSSQEQSTASKLAKAARGMQRPELQALWSDILAGKETAWAKGKALEHLVLRAFELDGAQVTYPYSVRLGSTSALRGPRNNLELEQIDGMVRVGEIRCICEAKDRTTPQNSESLSKLRNQLLRRPRFCIGSVFSKRGFTASARVAAHFMIEHPILLWNAEDISWALSAENGFARALEMKLRVAIEHGLPDFFVGSHELASVSPDPLEPGPPVDVVSGARVIVIVEGENDRVLLTKLLDTRFDRSAYRVVPARGKEAAQALARSLAAVGRTAVVLMFDADTREAEGIALQKAEAEDALQLAAGDDMSLVVVLAPELEALVLRPDAFALAFPGEPPLDSNEEELATDRPRRVLEHRLGGTGRGQFFSRLSPSTIEKIAQDPQLEALFAFVASHVGPSGAVRHP
- a CDS encoding serine/threonine-protein kinase, coding for MPRKSAVRMILDQLSLVELRTFADYYDLPTSGTKAKLASRIAARVQRDLSELVSAQGPWGTSDWNSLIEELGGSRRKSWDEVREELAQCVRFDRTRLRRRMEAIGDYSVADVREDRSLLARYAEILLVEADDVLDAIEGMHGNTLISNVWDELVDDLGTHQRAENEDLDSSANHAAAPNGTSTAVPRALRTSGTTPNGSQTRATDPLVLKAGVLVARRYRITRELGRGGMATTFEVRDERSDAARLLVAKFPYPECVDILRREFAAGLEITHRNVCRYLHDEHDETFGAFVLMEHGGESLAKRYATRQALWRDALAIMRQAATGLDAMHEHERVHGDVSAGNILIDDRGRVRLADLGISATLVRHSAGETRHATSILGQSDHFSAPEVRTGRLVSASDQFSLARVLCAILHGVDAWIRSPGYADMLSSSQRDAVYRALHTDPRQRFPACGAFIDALEAGR
- a CDS encoding site-specific DNA-methyltransferase, whose translation is MSKRDVLSQLARDELLRIVDAHGIEVSDRRVRDRLVDGIARARRVDLAVELVELPRDRLKDLCRALGLDERGREKGILVDRLIGKLTIESSDAGRGGERDESGMATKKKRAGGNQTSLEGEVGEYRHDEKRKNNPPAGLVEFERLPAKRKKEYAYDPHLDPQLVWAGKEEHAKFEIDTVSLHIHERVSTQAILRAVKREEQEESQLNLFAKPELPSSKEIDFYGHEVGWSNRMILGDSLLVINSLLERENMAGQVQCIFMDPPYGVKFNSNFQPSISRRDVKDGDDASLTREPEQVQAYRDTWELGIHSYLSYLRDRFLVAKDLLNEAGSLFVQISDENVHRVRFVLDEVFGAENFVSQVVFRKTTGKGGQLLDNTYDVLLWFARDRGKVKYRPVFEPRSVVDDDNLRFVELADGTRRRMTDREADGTDALPPRARAYRPNPLTNQRPASGNDLREYYLDGKRFTPGAGTFRSDKAGLDRLQRAGRLLPVGNTLTFIRYLDDFPFKPRNDIWDDTRGSGFGDAKLYVVQTGTKAIARCILMTTDPGDLVLDPTCGSGTTAYVAEQWGRRWITCDTSRVALSLARQRLITAKFPYYELRSNRVRDGFKYKTVPHITLKSIAQNPKIDACKTKEEIDRVIRESAEQETLYDQPFEDKKRVRVSGPFTVEAIPLPSMEDTQRDAGGPVSKSAAVPGHFSDAVTDYLSTMVELLRQTGIVLPGNKRIRFPALRTVKGNYEWFHAEGGSDAEGDPRTFAISFGPRHGPVTPTQVLGAIAETRGADVLVFAGFACDPEARKMIDAGVPGREVMFAHAAPDILVGDLLKKRKTDQLFAVFGAPDVRVHPENGGSLVSVELVGIDLYDPTTGFTSSAKGDGAAAILVDHDYDGKSFCVSQALFPGGGANAWEKLQKALKGAIDEDKFAQLRTTRSLPFKPGHKVAVKVIDDRGNEVIKIVDARRALKK